CGAGTTCTACATCGGAATTCTACAGGGATATAAATTGATTTAGTTATTATCcaattctcttttctttttctcttctttttaataataatgatCCGAGATTGGTTCTCAATCTTTTTTTCATTTGAAGCCTAAGGGTCAGGGCCAAAGAAACTTTCATATTTTTCTGAGTTTGGTTCAGTAAAACTCagtaattataattctatagttttctattttattttcccTGTCAAACTCTTGGAGTTATGAATTTGATCAATAACGATTCACTTATGCTAAGAGGCAAGCTTTTCGAGATTAAATTAGCAAGTGATGCTGGTTTTGAATCAAATCAAATTAGTGATTTTGTAAAGTTAGTACTTTAATTGATTAAAGGTTTAACTTTTGAAGGAGCCTTAACttgcattttaattttatgcACACACCATTCGGCATGTTTGAACTCATCTATGCTTATAATTGAGGTTTGTTCTTCTGGAAAATGAATTGTTGGAACCCACTTGTCATTTCAGAAGATGGGTTTTTGGACTTTACTCGAAGGCCTTCTGCTGTTTGCAAATGCTTTGGCGATTCTGAATGAAGACCGGTTTCTTGCTCCAAGAGGGTGGACTTTGTTAGAAGTACAAGGAGGAGGAAGGAGAAATTCATTGAAGGGACAGATCATAGGGCTTATACATGCATGCCAGTTCTTGAGACTACCACTCATACTTTTTAATATTGTAATAATTGTTGTGAAGATGTTTTCTGGATGAGGCTTTGATCATTTGCAACAGAAACTCAAAACAGGTGTGTACATTGTGCCTGCAACTTTGAGGGAGAGTGTGTTTGATAGACATAATTCAGTGGGTTGATCCCAAATTTCAGTGAAATGCATAATCAGTCTATATTTAATCTCATTGTTGTATCTGAATGTTATATATTTACAAAGTTGACCATTTTCTTAAACCACATTATGATCTTGACTTGTTTATTGTTAATTGTTTTCTTTGTTCCTTTATCTTTAAAGTCAACTGCACTTGGCTTATGATTGCATTTGTCTATTTTCTGGAAAGAAAGAGCCATTATCTGTTTACTCTTACTGCACTTTAAATGTATACAAAAGGCACTTCATTTCTTCTGGGAACCAAAACCAAGCTATGCTATGCTTATCATTTGAAAAGTCAAAACCATACAATCTTATTCTACAACAACACCATATTACAAAACCCAGAACATACAAGGTTGGAGTTAAACTACCAATCtcaattcatatttatatatagtgcTCATACATTacattatacatacatacactaTGTGACTCTCTCATTCAATAGGAATCAAAATCTCATTAGTTCTAAAAGGAGGCAAAGTCCATGGTGGGTTATACCTAGCAAGCAAGTATTCCCCAATCACCTTAAACCCATCTCTCTCCAACCCTTTCTTCAACATCTCCACCTTCTCCTCCACCACTCCATCACTAGCCACACCACCAAACCTCACCGCCCCATACTTCCTCTCCCCCTCTTCCCTTATCACCACCCTCTTATCCACTGGCGCAGGCGCCTCCTCTGCTCTCTGGTACTTCGCAGGCAACAAAAACTCCATAGTCACCATCTTCTTTTCCTCTCCTTCGGTCTTTGTCACCACCGGAGCCGTCATGGCAATCTTCTCGCCGGTTTTGGTGATCACCGGAGCAGTCATGGCGATCGTCTCCGGCTTGGTGTTCTGGGGGTCGCCCAAAGCGCCTATGTAGTTGGCCAAGAGAGTGAAACCACCGTCTTTGTTGCCTCGGAACTCGGACGGGTCGTAGGTGACTTGGGCCACCACGGCTGGTGGGTATCGCCGGATTTCGTAGTCGGCCGTGGCTTTAATTACTTCGTGATTTGGAGTTTCGACGTTGATTTTGCCAAATACCATACCCATTTGAGCAATGAAAATTGATTCGGTTTCGATTTCTGGAGGAAGTGTTTTTGTTGAGCAAACTGATGTTGATCGATAAGGGTCAGAAAATAGAGAAGTGTATCACTTATATATATTGGCATTTGCGGTGATTTTGCATGGCTGAATACGGTGGGTGTACGTGGACAATCTTCTTCCATTAGTTTTTCCTTTTAATCCAATCTAAATATAGTCGTGTCGTGAGACTTAGAATCTTGGTAAACAAGTTTAGatcattcattaaaaaaaaaaggggaaatTTGTGTCTTTGTTTGTTTTATTACTAATAAGTAcccaattttttaaaattaccacattaatactcaaaactttatatttctaaaTTTCAGTTGGTGTCCACTAACTTCTGATAATTTAATGTAATGGTccaaattatttcatttttattttatttattctaatttaataattattttagattgaaacaaattaaaagtaaaactaataataataaaaaatctcaAAACACTCATTCTTCTccctccatttttttttaaaagacaaAGATCAGTAACCAAGGATAAACAAAGGAAAATAGTTACAAATGATCTTCAAGAAGAGGAACAGAGGTTGTTCCAGACCATCTCTTCGTCCGTTCCAAGAGCTGCTCGAGCGAGATTGTGAGCGATGGTGTTCTCTAATCTTGGGAGAAAACCAATTGAGGCACCTGGAAAAGATGACAAAGAGGAAATAATAGAGGCAATGAAACCCGAGAGAGCCGATCGATCAATGGAGTGCTTCTAAATTCGACGAACCAGCGTCTGGCAATCAGAGACAATAGTTCTTAGGGGAAAGCGAACTGCCTGACACCATAACAAAGCACGGTTGAGAGCTTCAGCTTCGGCGTAGATTGGGGAGCTGAAAAACCAACAATGATCTGACCTTGAAAATCGGTGACAACAGCGCCATAGCCATGTTTGGTGGAACCGGGAGAGAGAGTTGCATCCACACTAAGCTGAAACATATTACTTGGGGCCTGCAAATTAGTAGTGACCGATTGAATGGGAGTGGACTGAGAGTTGATTAGTAATTGAGTGTAACGCCCTGACcctcagggacgccacgtgtgtgcgtttaaaaaaaaaaaaaacttattattattaacctataaatttcgaaaaagtGTGGCTTAATTTAAAtcttaatataaatttaaaataaaaactttcattttaaataccgtcgtaatatagggatcccctgtttataaaataaaaatattcttttacaatagattacatttccaaacatagaaaggaattcgatcctgcttcccagaagccaagaccccacggctgatatgtacattgctgggagacctctgactcatggccgaacacagcttctaacttccttacctgcaccacgaagtacccgtgagtcacaatgactcagcaagaaaagttactaattagacATTATGGAAAGTGCAGGCAGAtttcataataatattatatacataccgGTAGGTCTTACATATGTCAATTTACATATACAGAAATAACATAACGCTTATGTAAGCAcacttaatacataataaagaatattcatAGCTATTCATAATCAACCATCCTAGTGGTTCATAAGGTACCTTAATTACACATCATTATAAACACTCACTTTCAGCACTTCATAAATCACTCTAATTCATATATTACAGTAACCAcataatctcagtgcttcataaagcactcaaacacataatcttagtgcttcataaagcactcaaacacataatcttagtgcttcataaagcactcaattcttacatccctacaacatgtatttttttttacccCCCGTCAGTTACAGagaataatttcataaataatataacgttcattcaatcataccataacacaatatatttagttacaactcatcacataataacacgcttgatcgttccacaacttcataaccacataatttaggtacttcataaagtacctctaccactcgttaaccacgagctatatatgtcactatcgttgtccgatacaacaaacgataagtaagaaacctatccgcggtttcaggagtaattactcataacggtaataaccgtttcttctactcgatcataatcgagccacaacgataataatcgtttcataatacttccctcgatcataatcgagtcaaacgataataatcgtttcacaATATttcccctcgatcataatcgagtcaaacgataataatcgtttcataatattttcccctcgatcataattgagtcaaacgataataattgtttcctattatttccctcaatcataatcgagtcacatccAGTACATATCGTTAACCTCGATTAGGATTAAGTCACAACAACGTTTAACAAGATTTCGATCTTAATCGAATCTGTAACAATCAAAACATTAACCTCAAACAgtatttaatacttttcttacctcagtccAGAGATTAAGCGTGCATGCCAGCCTAAGTGGATAAACAAAGCTTGACGATCccgggtcctatgtcacgacaatatCATTCAATCAATACCTTAATCCATAAATTCGGGAATAACCATACTTCCCATAACTAGTGAACATTAACTTCTATTAGCTCCAAAATAGGTTTTACAACTTCCAAACAATCTATACCAGACACGGAAATCACCCCGAGCTCTAAAATCGGCCCtaacaaaaaatgaaaatttttcCCTGTAAgcaaaccggtcgaccggttctgctacaccagaaccaaccggtcgaccggttttggcaggattgCAACCAAGAGTTTTCTCCTCCAAACTCGAACCAAAACTAAACCAAACCTGTCCAACTACTCTAGATCAATATAATATCATAAACACAACATAACCAATGCAACAAAACACCACAACTCATCCATTTGCTCAAAATTGTATTCCCAAGTGAACTAGAACTCATAAAACTTCATTCAACTCATTTCCAAGTTAAGCAG
This region of Cannabis sativa cultivar Pink pepper isolate KNU-18-1 chromosome 7, ASM2916894v1, whole genome shotgun sequence genomic DNA includes:
- the LOC115697505 gene encoding uncharacterized protein LOC115697505 — its product is MGMVFGKINVETPNHEVIKATADYEIRRYPPAVVAQVTYDPSEFRGNKDGGFTLLANYIGALGDPQNTKPETIAMTAPVITKTGEKIAMTAPVVTKTEGEEKKMVTMEFLLPAKYQRAEEAPAPVDKRVVIREEGERKYGAVRFGGVASDGVVEEKVEMLKKGLERDGFKVIGEYLLARYNPPWTLPPFRTNEILIPIE
- the LOC115697506 gene encoding protein transport protein yos1; this encodes MGFWTLLEGLLLFANALAILNEDRFLAPRGWTLLEVQGGGRRNSLKGQIIGLIHACQFLRLPLILFNIVIIVVKMFSG